One window of the Benincasa hispida cultivar B227 chromosome 3, ASM972705v1, whole genome shotgun sequence genome contains the following:
- the LOC120073759 gene encoding vacuolar cation/proton exchanger 3-like has translation MASQTEPWLMENGSLKRLTKEHRHGHGRTAHNMSSSSLRKKSDLTLVSKIQLGCLRKFLINLQEVILGTKLSILFPAIPLAIVAQSFGFGRPWIFALSLLGLTPLAERVSFLTEQIAYFTGPTVGGLLNATCGNATELIIAILALTQRKIDVVKYSLLGSVLSNLLLVLGTSLFCGGIANLRREQNYDRRQADVNSLMLMLSLLCHLLPLLFGYAASSTATAAASTLHLSRASSIVMLSAYIAYLVFQLWTHRQLFEAEEVEDDDVPGEEAVIGFWSAFAWLVGMTLLIALLSEYVVNTIEEASSTWGLSVSFLSIILLPIVGNAAEHAGAIIFAFKNKLDISLGVALGSATQIALFVIPLCVIVAWTMGVDMDLNFNLMETGSLGLAIIATAFTLQDGTSHYIKGLVLLLCYIIIAACFFVSKTQEDGKNAPNLELQSSNQAIFKA, from the exons ATGGCTTCCCAGACAGAGCCTTGGCTAATGGAAAACGGAAGCCTCAAGCGTTTAACCAAAGAACATCGACATGGCCATGGTCGAACAGCTCACAACATGTCGTCCTCTTCCTTACGCAAAAAGTCCGATTTAACTCTTGTCTCCAAAATCCAATTAGGCTGTCTTCGCAAGTTCCTTATCAATCTTCAGGAGGTCATTTTGGGAACTAAACTTTCCATTCTCTTCCCTGCTATTCCGCTCGCTATTGTCGCTCAGAGTTTTGGCTTTGGAAGA CCTTGGATTTTTGCATTGAGCTTGCTTGGCCTCACGCCATTGGCTGAACGTGTCAGTTTTCTGACCGA GCAAATCGCTTATTTCACTGGTCCAACAG TTGGGGGGCTTTTGAATGCAACATGTGGAAATGCAACGGAGCTGATAAttgcaattcttgcattgacaCAAAGAAAGATAGACGTGGTGAagtattctcttttgggttcTGTTCTTTCAAACCTTCTTCTTGTTCTTGGAACCTCTCTCTTCTGTGGTGGCATTGCAAATCTTAGAAGGGAACAGAATTATGACAGA AGGCAAGCTGATGTCAACTCCCTGATGCTGATGCTTTCGTTACTGTGCCACCTATTGCCGTTATTGTTTGGCTACGCCGCCTCCTCCACTGCCACGGCCGCCGCCTCCACCCTCCACCTATCCAGAGCCAGCAGCATTGTAATGCTCTCGGCTTACATTGCTTACTTGGTCTTCCAACTCTGGACTCATCGGCAACTATTTGAAGCCGAG GAAGTTGAAGACGACGACGTTCCTGGAGAAGAGGCAGTGATTGGATTCTGGAGTGCATTTGCATGGCTGGTAGGAATGACACTCCTTATTGCTTTGCTGTCCGAATACGTTGTCAACACAATTGAG GAAGCATCTTCTACTTGGGGTTTGTCTGTGAGCTTCCTTAGCATAATCTTACTCCCTATAGTCGGAAATGCGGCCGAACATGCCGGGGCTATCATATTTGCCTTCAAGAATAAGTTG GACATATCTTTGGGGGTTGCTTTGGGATCTGCAACACAAATTGCATTATTTGTG ATTCCACTGTGTGTGATAGTTGCTTGGACAATGGGAGTGGACATGGACCTGAATTTCAACCTGATGGAAACAGGGTCACTTGGATTGGCCATTATTGCCACAGCCTTTACTTTACAAGATGGAACCTCTCACTATATCAAAGGccttgttcttcttctttgctACATTATCATTGCTGCTTGCTTCTTTGTTTCCAAGACACAAGAAG ATGGTAAAAATGCCCCCAACTTGGAACTCCAATCTTCAAACCAAGCAATCTTCAAAGcttaa